One Nicotiana tomentosiformis chromosome 4, ASM39032v3, whole genome shotgun sequence genomic window carries:
- the LOC104105861 gene encoding probable pectinesterase/pectinesterase inhibitor 46: MASLNPWGKLDEIQHDRLMARRKTMKRIAIIAISSIVLVSIIIGAVVGGASHNKNKASRDDNGSSIASSIKAVCSLTLYPDSCITSLSPYAAKGNNLKPQDIYKMSVLVALNELSGASDKFFQSEAFKNINDPAAAKALESCHELLSLALDHLNDTLSVAENSLFDGFDDIRTWLSSAGTYQQTCIDSFKNVTSIALSKAAGQNLKNSTEYTSNSLALVTSLEQSVSSLGAIGRRRLMEFSGGDEYPSWLSSNDRKLLQKSAPKIKVNAVVAKDGSGKYKSIKAALKAAPEKSKKRYVIYVKQGIYKENVRIEKTKWNIMIIGDGKDATIVSGNRNFIDGTPTFKSATFAVFGKGFMARDMGFVNTAGAAKHQAVALMSTADESVFYRCKMDAFQDTLYSHSNRQFYRDCDVYGTVDFIFGNSAVVLQNCNIFPRKPMTGQQNTITAQGKVDPNQNTGISIQNCTVKPWGNLTGINTFLGRPWKNYSTTVFMQSNLGAFIHPTGWMPWVGTTAPNTIFYAEYKNVGPGANTNNRVNWRGLKLRLTSKIVSKFTVKPFIQGDKWLPAAAVPFKAGL; encoded by the exons ATGGCATCTCTTAATCCATGGGGAAAGCTCGACGAAATTCAGCATGATAGGCTCATGGCTCGTCGAAAGACAATGAAGAGAATCGCCATTATTGCCATATCCTCCATTGTTCTTGTGTCCATCATTATTGGTGCTGTGGTTGGTGGTGCTTCTCACAACAAAAACAAGGCTTCCCGAGATGACAATGGGTCGTCAATTGCCTCGAGCATTAAAGCAGTATGCAGTTTAACCCTGTATCCAGACTCTTGTATCACCAGCCTTTCACCATATGCTGCAAAAGGCAATAATCTCAAACCTCAAGACATCTACAAGATGTCCGTCCTAGTCGCCCTCAACGAGCTCTCTGGTGCCTCGGACAAGTTCTTCCAGAGTGAGGCATTCAAGAACATTAATGATCCAGCAGCCGCCAAAGCTCTTGAGAGTTGCCACGAGCTTTTATCGCTTGCATTGGATCACCTGAATGACACATTGTCAGTTGCTGAGAACTCGTTATTCGATGGCTTTGATGATATAAGAACATGGTTGAGTTCTGCAGGGACATATCAGCAAACCTGCATTGATAGTTTTAAAAATGTCACTTCAATTGCCTTAAGCAAAGCTGCAGGGCAGAATTTGAAGAACTCTACCGAGTACACCAGCAACAGCTTAGCACTTGTAACCTCATTGGAACAATCCGTTTCAAGTTTAGGCGCCATTGGGAGGAGGCGTTTGATGGAATTTAGTGGCGGCGATGAGTACCCGAGCTGGTTATCCTCAAATGACAG GAAATTGCTTCAGAAATCAGCACCAAAGATAAAGGTGAATGCAGTGGTGGCTAAAGATGGTTCAGGGAAGTACAAGAGCATTAAGGCTGCACTCAAGGCTGCACCAGAGAAGAGCAAGAAGAGATATGTGATCTATGTGAAACAGGGTATTTACAAAGAGAATGTGAGAATTGAGAAGACTAAATGGAACATTATGATTATTGGTGATGGAAAAGATGCTACCATCGTTTCTGGTAACCGTAACTTCATTGATGGAACCCCTACATTCAAAAGTGCCACATTCG CCGTGTTTGGTAAGGGATTCATGGCACGCGATATGGGATTTGTTAACACAGCTGGTGCAGCCAAGCATCAAGCAGTTGCCTTGATGTCAACCGCAGATGAATCCGTCTTCTACCGCTGCAAAATGGACGCCTTCCAAGACACGCTTTACTCTCATTCCAACAGACAATTCTACAGAGACTGCGATGTCTATGGAACAGTGGACTTCATTTTCGGAAACTCAGCCGTTGTCCTTCAGAACTGCAACATTTTTCCAAGAAAACCAATGACTGGCCAACAGAACACCATCACAGCTCAAGGCAAAGTTGATCCAAACCAAAACACTGGAATTTCTATCCAAAACTGTACCGTTAAGCCCTGGGGCAACCTTACTGGCATCAACACTTTCTTGGGAAGGCCATGGAAGAATTACTCAACAACTGTTTTCATGCAATCAAATTTGGGAGCTTTCATTCATCCAACTGGATGGATGCCATGGGTTGGAACCACTGCTCCAAATACTATCTTTTATGCTGAGTATAAGAATGTTGGACCTGGGGCTAATACCAACAACAGGGTCAATTGGAGAGGCTTGAAATTGAGACTTACAAGCAAAATTGTAAGCAAGTTTACAGTTAAGCCTTTCATTCAGGGAGACAAATGGCTTCCAGCAGCCGCCGTTCCATTTAAGGCTGGCCTTTAA